In the Shewanella sp. OMA3-2 genome, one interval contains:
- the tssL gene encoding type VI secretion system protein TssL, long form: MNDKTIVKPRPGKGAGLASSKPKIDDDNQKTLIQEQRFENRSQRAVLSLAQNPIVDFAGTLLSICTQLKASTQHDDVDTLRVHCVELIKNYEQQLRNADVASDDIKSARYCICCFIDEVVLNTPWGEQSYWASESLLSTFHNETLGGEYFYTLLDASLVNSNEKSNLLELMYLCLTLGFVGKMRVEPQGGQKLEALRDRIYLAIQSTKDEVHRELSPSWRQNIASHLTFQHPFPLWVIGALFGVLLLFIYMGFSYSINEYSSQAYKQLTSVVPWQQAEEEQQISRDEALLLQQLLQTEITKHILEVEQLNDRVRIRIGAGELFSSGNTQPRSDFEAILAKIARTLESTSGKILITGHTDDEAIFTSKYPSNWHLSLARATSIGDVLARSASLRGRIWPEGRGESEPRVANDSDLNRALNRRIEIDLLF; this comes from the coding sequence GTGAATGATAAAACGATTGTTAAGCCTCGACCTGGGAAAGGGGCGGGGCTGGCAAGCAGTAAACCTAAAATTGATGATGATAATCAAAAAACCTTAATCCAAGAACAAAGGTTTGAAAATCGAAGCCAGCGGGCTGTGCTCAGTCTGGCTCAAAATCCAATTGTTGATTTTGCTGGTACGCTGCTGTCTATTTGTACTCAATTAAAAGCCAGCACCCAACATGATGATGTTGATACTTTGCGAGTGCACTGTGTTGAGTTAATTAAAAATTATGAACAACAGCTGCGTAATGCCGACGTGGCCTCAGACGACATCAAATCTGCTCGCTATTGTATCTGTTGCTTTATCGATGAAGTGGTCCTGAATACTCCTTGGGGTGAGCAAAGTTATTGGGCGTCAGAGAGTTTGTTGTCTACGTTTCATAATGAAACATTAGGTGGGGAGTATTTCTATACCCTGTTAGATGCTTCATTGGTGAACTCAAATGAAAAGTCCAATTTACTTGAGTTGATGTATCTATGTCTGACTCTGGGTTTTGTTGGCAAAATGCGCGTTGAACCTCAAGGTGGTCAAAAATTAGAAGCATTGCGCGACCGCATATACTTAGCTATTCAGTCAACAAAAGATGAAGTTCACCGTGAACTGTCTCCCAGTTGGCGACAAAATATAGCCTCTCATCTTACTTTCCAACATCCTTTCCCATTATGGGTTATAGGGGCGTTATTTGGCGTGTTGTTATTGTTTATTTACATGGGATTCAGTTACAGCATTAATGAATATTCTTCACAAGCATACAAACAACTGACGTCAGTTGTGCCTTGGCAACAAGCAGAGGAAGAACAGCAAATAAGTCGTGATGAAGCTCTCTTACTACAGCAACTATTACAAACTGAGATCACCAAGCACATACTTGAAGTTGAGCAATTAAATGACCGGGTACGCATTCGAATCGGTGCCGGTGAGTTGTTCTCTTCTGGTAATACTCAGCCTCGTTCAGATTTTGAAGCGATTTTAGCCAAAATAGCGCGCACGCTTGAAAGTACCTCAGGTAAAATTTTAATTACCGGACACACAGATGATGAAGCGATTTTTACTTCCAAATATCCTTCAAATTGGCACTTGTCACTTGCTAGAGCAACTTCTATCGGCGATGTACTTGCTCGAAGTGCATCATTGCGTGGTCGTATTTGGCCTGAAGGGCGAGGAGAGTCGGAACCTCGAGTCGCTAACGATAGTGATTTGAATCGCGCTCTGAATAGACGTATCGAAATAGATTTATTGTTCTAG
- a CDS encoding OmpA family protein, whose product MAHFKISASLFVLLSLTGCKSTPEVVPEPPKVFSLSPACLDYALQDEHESEVLGFRPVYFELNSDKPYSSLENNMACIVTFLANNPEKAIDIQGYTDDKGTIKYNEALAKRRAEGLVEHLVLLGASPSQLQSSAHIIENKNVKLSNSERSKIRRVNFEVISKS is encoded by the coding sequence ATGGCACACTTTAAAATTTCAGCATCTTTATTTGTTTTATTAAGTTTAACGGGTTGTAAATCTACTCCTGAAGTAGTACCTGAACCCCCTAAAGTATTTTCATTATCTCCAGCATGCCTAGATTATGCATTGCAGGATGAACATGAGAGCGAAGTGCTTGGGTTTAGACCAGTTTATTTTGAATTAAATAGCGATAAACCTTATAGCAGCTTAGAGAACAATATGGCTTGCATCGTTACTTTTCTAGCGAATAACCCAGAAAAAGCAATTGATATTCAAGGTTATACTGATGACAAAGGCACGATTAAGTACAATGAAGCCCTAGCAAAACGTCGTGCAGAAGGTTTAGTTGAACATTTGGTGCTGTTAGGCGCATCACCTAGCCAACTACAATCAAGTGCGCACATTATTGAAAATAAGAATGTGAAGTTATCAAATTCTGAACGTTCAAAAATACGTCGGGTTAATTTTGAAGTTATCTCTAAATCATAA
- the tssJ gene encoding type VI secretion system lipoprotein TssJ, which produces MNLKSSIYQIFIVSLLLVNSGCKTINAVVPASTDITFQASADINPDINLRPSPVVVKIFELSSRTIFDTQDFFTLYENAESVLGPDLIRKDELELQPSEIREYPMSLGHNTRYVGVIVAYRDIDSSRWRSVVAVDPTGYDDVTINIEQIAVYSQED; this is translated from the coding sequence ATGAACCTTAAATCAAGTATTTATCAAATTTTTATCGTTAGCTTGTTACTTGTTAATTCCGGCTGTAAAACCATCAATGCTGTAGTGCCAGCCTCTACGGATATTACTTTTCAAGCCAGTGCAGATATTAATCCTGACATTAACCTACGCCCGTCGCCTGTGGTGGTAAAAATATTTGAGTTATCTTCTAGAACAATCTTTGATACTCAAGATTTTTTCACTTTATACGAAAATGCAGAATCAGTGCTGGGACCCGACTTGATCCGCAAAGATGAATTGGAATTACAGCCTTCAGAAATCAGAGAATACCCAATGAGTTTAGGTCATAACACCCGCTATGTTGGTGTGATTGTCGCTTATCGAGATATTGATTCCTCTCGGTGGCGATCAGTTGTTGCAGTCGATCCGACTGGATATGATGACGTAACCATTAATATTGAGCAAATAGCTGTATATAGCCAAGAAGATTAG
- the tssK gene encoding type VI secretion system baseplate subunit TssK, giving the protein MSDFSPIAWTEGMFLRPQHMQQQERFLQYQQTRVVNKLNPFAWGVTNVDINYSLLPLGQFGLDRIECMFQDHSLALMPEQSPLPKVITVPAGTLDQLIYIVLPVTKSNGLNISSIEQNQITRYVFDDHNIVDTSVGSDAMEVLQVAKLDCRLKLQNEDRSGYVSIAIARVIDVSDEGVVRLDKKFIPACTGIEHIKALQNINSEVNGMIHQRADAIAARLNQSQGSSSSIADFLMLQLLNRYQPIFEHYSVASHIHPEKLFCTLIAFAGELATFSSADKRPPKFPIYQHDNLTYVFSNTMVIVNHGLSSVLEQSATELSLEKTKFGVYFSTIADKSMLDNSEFILAVKANVPNDELRQRLPSQIKIGSVESIRELVNNQLPGIGITNLPVAPRQVPYHAGYHYFQLDKNNSHWIKLKSSGGVAMHISGAYPDLQIELWAVSL; this is encoded by the coding sequence ATGAGCGATTTTAGCCCAATAGCATGGACAGAAGGGATGTTTTTGCGCCCTCAGCATATGCAGCAACAAGAGCGTTTTTTACAATATCAACAAACACGTGTTGTTAATAAATTAAATCCATTTGCTTGGGGCGTGACAAATGTAGACATTAACTACAGTTTGTTGCCTTTAGGGCAATTTGGCTTAGACCGTATTGAATGTATGTTTCAAGATCATTCGTTAGCGCTTATGCCTGAGCAAAGCCCATTGCCTAAAGTGATTACTGTGCCAGCGGGCACTCTAGATCAACTGATTTACATTGTGCTACCTGTCACGAAAAGCAACGGCTTAAATATCTCATCTATTGAGCAGAATCAAATCACCCGTTATGTTTTTGACGATCATAATATTGTTGATACTAGCGTGGGTTCAGATGCGATGGAAGTATTGCAAGTAGCAAAGCTCGATTGCAGACTTAAATTACAAAATGAAGACCGCTCAGGATACGTGTCTATTGCCATTGCCAGAGTGATTGACGTATCAGATGAAGGTGTTGTTAGACTCGATAAGAAGTTTATTCCAGCCTGTACAGGCATTGAGCATATTAAAGCGTTACAGAATATTAATTCTGAAGTGAACGGCATGATCCATCAGCGTGCCGATGCAATAGCGGCTAGATTAAACCAATCTCAAGGGTCATCAAGTTCGATAGCTGACTTTTTAATGCTGCAACTGTTAAATCGGTACCAACCTATTTTTGAGCATTATTCTGTTGCTAGTCATATTCATCCCGAAAAATTATTTTGTACATTAATTGCTTTTGCTGGTGAGTTAGCGACCTTTAGTAGCGCAGATAAACGTCCGCCAAAATTTCCAATATATCAACATGATAATTTAACTTATGTCTTTAGTAATACCATGGTGATTGTCAATCATGGATTAAGCAGTGTATTGGAGCAAAGTGCGACAGAATTGAGTTTAGAAAAGACTAAATTTGGTGTTTATTTCTCGACGATTGCGGATAAAAGTATGTTGGATAATTCGGAGTTCATTTTGGCCGTTAAAGCTAATGTGCCAAATGATGAGTTACGTCAGCGTTTACCGTCACAGATTAAAATTGGCTCGGTAGAGAGTATTCGCGAATTAGTTAATAACCAGCTTCCAGGGATCGGAATTACTAATCTTCCAGTGGCGCCAAGGCAAGTCCCTTACCATGCCGGTTATCATTATTTCCAGCTTGATAAAAATAATAGCCACTGGATAAAACTCAAATCAAGTGGTGGTGTAGCCATGCATATTTCAGGTGCTTATCCTGATTTACAAATTGAGCTATGGGCTGTCAGCTTATAA
- a CDS encoding serine/threonine-protein kinase, whose protein sequence is MDKSKVPNQPIDDKTFVAGITQSTKVKNEVNLIGKCLKKRYLIESKIGHGGMSDIYRAKDLYLESLKIPEPYVAIKVLLSQFSDIEEAQQVLIKESVQTQQLSHPNIIRVYDVDTDDGYHFMVMEWLDGETLEQVIKRSKPLGINFKGTMKLVEQIASALTYAHQQGIVHTDLKPSNIFLTRQGNIKVFDFGVAKSFQHNVDQYALTETDHDSSLIGYTPAYASFEQLAGEEACAADDIFAFSCIVYELLTSKHPYQRVAANDVDLTKTNLAKPKHISLGLWPTLKKGLAIKKAQRADSVQAIIGKFQSKNWPIPTAVVAAIVLTLVGVQVQRSHQQDILALQNKVLQTTQAQSEVQAYEFLPASSVLERIEEIPADKLLIRNGLLRKHQSSILDILEQQIELLPKSRNGLYQNYQKIESMISNVSGYYPDSVRLLQISNQAQRSKQSVIDSLSDRLSVLLSQSRYNEEGDNNIKAIVEDLAFVEPEYHFSPSEADFNLYSKAFSTALKSHDVKQMNALIITGEVVFAHQPLAEPLIEYGSALRVAVKKLSDYNDAKAKGLAVDYPYAAAEVYYRDTFNQLTTRLDTINEPKALHAFDQEVRDLATNLPADFEPLLTLDKRLAASFLRQANIFLEKQYLKTARELFARGNEMYERLNGVQRL, encoded by the coding sequence ATGGATAAGAGTAAAGTACCAAACCAACCAATTGATGATAAAACTTTTGTAGCTGGAATAACCCAATCAACAAAAGTTAAGAATGAAGTAAACTTAATTGGTAAGTGTTTAAAAAAACGCTATCTAATCGAGTCTAAAATTGGTCATGGTGGTATGAGTGACATATACCGCGCTAAAGATCTTTATTTGGAATCTCTTAAGATCCCTGAGCCCTATGTGGCAATTAAAGTATTATTATCACAATTCTCTGATATTGAGGAGGCTCAACAAGTCTTAATTAAAGAGTCTGTTCAGACTCAGCAGCTTTCTCATCCCAATATTATTCGTGTCTATGATGTTGATACCGATGATGGTTATCATTTTATGGTCATGGAATGGCTAGATGGTGAAACATTAGAGCAAGTTATTAAACGCTCAAAACCATTAGGCATAAACTTTAAAGGTACAATGAAATTAGTTGAACAAATTGCTTCCGCTCTTACATATGCGCATCAGCAAGGTATTGTTCATACAGATTTAAAGCCTTCAAATATATTTTTAACGCGTCAAGGTAATATCAAAGTGTTTGATTTTGGCGTGGCTAAAAGTTTTCAACACAATGTAGATCAATATGCACTTACTGAAACAGACCATGACTCATCGTTAATTGGGTATACACCAGCATATGCTAGTTTTGAACAGCTAGCTGGTGAAGAAGCTTGTGCCGCGGATGATATTTTTGCGTTTTCATGCATTGTTTATGAGCTGCTCACGAGTAAGCATCCTTATCAAAGAGTCGCTGCTAATGACGTCGACTTAACTAAAACTAATCTGGCTAAACCTAAACATATCAGCTTAGGTCTATGGCCGACTTTGAAAAAAGGTCTTGCTATTAAAAAAGCGCAAAGAGCGGACTCAGTGCAAGCAATTATAGGTAAATTTCAAAGCAAAAACTGGCCTATCCCTACAGCAGTTGTTGCGGCAATAGTGCTTACGCTAGTAGGCGTACAAGTTCAGCGTAGTCACCAACAAGATATTCTAGCATTACAAAACAAAGTATTGCAGACCACTCAGGCGCAAAGCGAAGTCCAAGCCTATGAATTTCTACCAGCGTCTTCGGTTTTAGAGCGTATTGAAGAGATCCCCGCAGACAAACTATTAATTCGCAATGGCTTATTACGAAAACATCAAAGCTCAATATTAGATATTCTTGAACAACAAATTGAATTATTACCTAAAAGTAGAAATGGCTTATATCAAAACTACCAAAAAATAGAATCAATGATAAGTAATGTATCGGGTTATTACCCAGATTCAGTTCGTTTATTACAAATTAGTAATCAAGCACAGCGGAGTAAGCAATCTGTTATAGATTCATTATCAGATCGATTGAGCGTGCTGCTGTCACAGTCAAGATATAATGAAGAAGGTGATAATAACATTAAGGCTATCGTAGAAGATTTAGCATTTGTTGAACCTGAGTACCACTTTAGTCCAAGTGAAGCAGATTTTAATTTATATTCAAAAGCTTTTTCTACAGCTTTAAAGTCTCATGATGTAAAACAAATGAATGCATTAATTATTACTGGTGAAGTTGTATTTGCACATCAACCTTTAGCTGAACCTCTTATTGAGTATGGTTCGGCTTTACGAGTAGCGGTTAAAAAACTAAGTGATTATAACGATGCTAAAGCCAAGGGGCTTGCGGTTGATTATCCTTATGCCGCCGCGGAAGTTTATTATCGCGATACTTTTAATCAACTCACCACACGATTAGATACAATAAATGAACCAAAAGCCTTACATGCTTTTGATCAAGAGGTACGTGATTTAGCCACTAATTTACCTGCAGACTTTGAACCATTATTAACACTTGATAAGCGTTTAGCGGCATCGTTTTTACGTCAGGCCAATATATTTTTGGAAAAACAATATTTGAAAACCGCTCGTGAACTATTTGCCAGAGGTAACGAAATGTACGAACGCTTGAACGGTGTGCAGCGATTATAA
- the tssM gene encoding type VI secretion system membrane subunit TssM, which translates to MSLKSIGKRIVDVLKSKWVITIIGFTCLALLIWFGGPLVAIAGYEPLASAAVRVIVLLVIIIIWGILHFSQQINSKKQSEKMVDNLINGDEGSAVTGDDLVKSEIAVLQNKMTQALDILKHTKLTKNKSIYELPWYIMIGPPGSGKTTAIQHSGLEYPLKDKMGIDMIEGVGGTRHCDWWFTNKAVLIDTAGRYTTQDSHIKQDSRAWQGFLGLLKKYRPIRPINGVIISMGMSDLLNQTKTERNLHARAIKQRLQELQNQLGMTFPVYVLLSKSDLVAGFNEFFDDLTKDECEQIWGVTFPLNVDDGSDVVSTFNKEFHHLLLNLNARLNSRLRHERDLDRRAAIYEFPKQLRLLQSSADDFLKEIFAPNAYEEAPLLRGVYLTSATQEGTPIDHLSTHLSSGIKSRTKANTGHKVRSYFIKRLLEDVIFPEKNLASTNRKHVKHNKLLRKISVGIAASVTLLSSYLWWQSYDWNRQLIDNTYADLAKYEAITNGGLSSKADIVTLTKGLTVIRNLPVGFGTEKSDDAQTFGLYQGDKLKQPATAAYIRALETHLRPFMLAVLSEEMDANGGHLNYLYETLKTYLMLYQSEYYKEDNIKVWFSAYIDRNITGSINIDVRQQLNTHIETLLNLGIRGKKYDEMVVDSARANLTMLPLVERAYQRLKSDFSQSSIPDFKLVDILSLDSLDGLVFTSGRPFNQGIPGLYTFNGFHGIFNIEKNKIIKNLTADSWVYGDDLADLDEQARKRLTADLETKYIRDYIFYWEDLLSDVAIRPYSTLEEAERVTAALASPDQPIKTILAAVQKNVELTKLPMESNNLKAAGEVVSNISDVAFRSKKAQLNRLLPDTAIELNMDLPGKEVEVAFAEILKINLSEIDQVQTTLRALNRNYNKLLLQSEGRGSVMNQAVEESFAQMGSNLSEQLIDLPYPVKGWLGDVAYQTRSFAKSNQSQRFNGIWRSQVFAEFERAIAGRYPFNRRATEDVRLKDFSKFFGYGGTLDKFWDQYLAMHVDTSKKPWRFKRNIGIRNDVLTMYQRAEVIKEAFFEPGTNHPRINFSLEPQLLDSSVSLFLLEMDSQQLKYRHGPTRKEMFVWPGPGANNETRIAFSPPNGGRSINMKYEGEWSFFKLLDELSNKRPQTKKDGKLQINLSGYNAELTLRANSVNNPFWMANMEKFTCPANL; encoded by the coding sequence ATGTCTTTAAAATCAATTGGCAAAAGGATTGTCGATGTACTCAAGTCCAAATGGGTTATCACAATTATTGGCTTTACATGTTTAGCATTATTAATCTGGTTTGGTGGCCCATTAGTCGCCATAGCAGGATATGAACCTTTAGCATCTGCAGCAGTGAGGGTCATCGTCTTGCTGGTTATTATTATTATTTGGGGGATTTTACATTTTTCACAACAAATTAATAGTAAGAAACAAAGTGAGAAAATGGTTGATAACCTTATTAATGGTGACGAAGGCAGTGCGGTAACTGGGGATGATTTAGTTAAAAGCGAAATTGCAGTGTTACAGAATAAAATGACCCAAGCGTTAGATATTTTAAAGCACACTAAATTAACTAAAAACAAAAGTATCTATGAACTACCTTGGTACATCATGATTGGTCCGCCAGGTAGTGGAAAAACCACCGCAATCCAACACTCTGGTTTGGAATATCCTCTAAAAGATAAAATGGGGATAGATATGATTGAGGGTGTCGGCGGAACCCGCCATTGCGACTGGTGGTTCACTAATAAAGCGGTATTAATAGATACAGCGGGCCGGTATACCACGCAAGATAGTCATATCAAGCAAGACTCTCGTGCTTGGCAAGGTTTTCTGGGATTACTCAAAAAGTATCGTCCTATTCGCCCTATTAATGGGGTGATTATTAGCATGGGAATGTCAGATTTATTAAATCAAACAAAAACCGAGAGAAATCTACACGCTAGAGCGATTAAGCAGCGATTACAAGAGCTACAAAACCAATTAGGTATGACTTTTCCGGTTTATGTTCTGTTGTCTAAATCAGATTTAGTGGCAGGTTTTAATGAATTTTTTGATGACTTAACTAAAGATGAATGTGAGCAAATATGGGGGGTAACATTTCCATTAAATGTCGATGATGGCAGCGATGTTGTGAGTACTTTTAATAAAGAGTTTCATCACCTTTTATTAAATTTAAATGCCAGACTAAATAGTCGTCTAAGACATGAACGAGATTTAGATCGTAGAGCGGCAATTTATGAGTTTCCAAAACAGTTAAGATTATTACAAAGTTCAGCAGATGATTTTTTGAAAGAAATATTCGCACCTAACGCATATGAAGAGGCGCCATTATTACGGGGAGTGTACTTAACCAGCGCGACGCAAGAAGGGACTCCGATAGATCATTTATCAACCCATTTATCCAGTGGCATAAAAAGTAGAACCAAAGCGAATACTGGCCATAAGGTACGCAGTTATTTTATAAAGCGTTTACTTGAAGATGTTATTTTTCCAGAGAAAAACTTAGCCTCAACCAATAGAAAACACGTCAAGCATAACAAGCTGTTACGTAAAATCTCTGTGGGTATAGCAGCCTCTGTAACCTTGTTGTCAAGTTATCTTTGGTGGCAAAGTTATGACTGGAATAGGCAACTTATTGATAATACTTATGCTGATTTAGCTAAATATGAAGCAATTACAAATGGCGGTTTATCGTCAAAAGCAGACATAGTGACCTTAACAAAAGGTTTAACTGTGATTCGAAATTTGCCAGTCGGTTTTGGAACCGAAAAATCGGATGATGCGCAAACATTTGGCCTTTATCAAGGAGACAAGCTAAAGCAACCTGCGACAGCGGCATATATTAGAGCGTTAGAAACTCATTTAAGGCCATTTATGCTTGCGGTTCTCAGTGAGGAAATGGACGCTAATGGTGGTCATTTAAACTATCTTTATGAGACATTAAAAACTTACTTAATGTTATATCAATCAGAGTACTACAAAGAGGACAATATTAAAGTTTGGTTCTCTGCTTATATTGACCGCAACATTACAGGCAGTATTAATATTGACGTACGTCAACAGCTCAATACTCATATAGAAACTCTATTAAATTTAGGTATCCGCGGCAAAAAATATGATGAGATGGTCGTAGATAGCGCTCGGGCAAATTTGACTATGTTGCCATTAGTTGAACGCGCATATCAGCGATTAAAAAGTGACTTTTCCCAAAGCAGCATTCCCGATTTTAAGCTGGTTGATATTTTAAGTTTAGATAGCTTAGATGGCTTGGTTTTTACCAGCGGACGCCCATTTAATCAAGGTATTCCTGGCTTATATACCTTTAATGGCTTTCACGGTATTTTCAATATTGAGAAAAACAAAATCATCAAAAATTTAACCGCAGACAGCTGGGTTTATGGTGATGACTTAGCTGATTTAGATGAACAAGCCCGTAAGCGTTTAACTGCAGATTTAGAGACGAAATATATTCGCGATTATATTTTCTACTGGGAAGATTTATTGAGTGATGTTGCAATCAGACCATATTCGACTCTTGAAGAGGCTGAACGCGTTACTGCCGCGTTAGCGAGCCCAGATCAACCGATAAAAACCATTTTGGCAGCAGTGCAAAAAAATGTTGAATTAACTAAGTTACCGATGGAGTCGAATAATTTAAAAGCAGCTGGCGAAGTCGTCAGCAACATATCAGATGTCGCATTTAGGTCTAAAAAGGCACAATTAAATCGTCTTTTACCTGATACTGCAATTGAACTTAATATGGATTTACCGGGTAAAGAAGTTGAGGTTGCATTTGCTGAGATTTTAAAAATTAATCTATCCGAAATAGATCAAGTTCAAACAACTCTTAGGGCATTAAATAGAAATTATAATAAGTTATTACTTCAGTCTGAAGGCCGCGGTAGTGTAATGAATCAAGCGGTCGAAGAAAGCTTTGCCCAAATGGGCTCTAATTTATCCGAACAACTTATTGATTTACCTTATCCGGTAAAAGGTTGGTTGGGCGATGTTGCTTATCAAACTCGTTCATTTGCAAAATCGAATCAAAGCCAGCGATTTAATGGCATCTGGCGATCACAAGTATTTGCTGAGTTTGAACGGGCTATTGCTGGTCGATACCCGTTTAATCGTCGTGCGACAGAAGATGTTAGGCTGAAAGATTTTAGTAAGTTTTTTGGTTACGGCGGCACCTTAGATAAGTTTTGGGATCAATACTTAGCCATGCATGTTGATACAAGTAAAAAGCCTTGGCGCTTTAAACGTAATATTGGTATTCGCAATGATGTGTTAACCATGTATCAACGGGCAGAGGTTATCAAAGAAGCCTTTTTTGAACCGGGCACTAATCATCCTAGAATCAATTTTTCATTAGAGCCACAGCTATTAGATAGCAGTGTGAGTTTATTTTTATTAGAAATGGACTCTCAACAGCTTAAGTATCGTCATGGTCCAACAAGAAAAGAAATGTTTGTTTGGCCTGGCCCTGGTGCTAATAATGAAACTCGGATTGCTTTTTCTCCACCTAATGGCGGCCGTTCAATCAATATGAAATATGAAGGTGAATGGTCATTTTTCAAACTGCTTGATGAGTTAAGTAATAAACGTCCTCAAACCAAAAAAGATGGCAAGTTACAGATTAATTTGAGTGGCTATAACGCTGAGCTGACGCTTAGGGCTAATAGTGTTAACAATCCATTTTGGATGGCAAATATGGAGAAGTTTACATGTCCGGCGAACCTTTAA
- the tagH gene encoding type VI secretion system-associated FHA domain protein TagH, whose protein sequence is MDDVKEMELTLEIVSYHRLSPEQITIKNVTQSLTMGRAETCDWYLPDPEKVVSGTHARISKREDGFYIEDLSTNGLYVNRAVDALGTKALHRIDHQDLFTFGDYEVSASLVSNDRVSSQPLINTDINQASNFAVSSDNSQSNSNITQKQQSPIFSEHLDNGVAGFDAHTLLNQSSQKKSLFSGINADLQDHFQPPGASIPEEWDKDFFGASDSHVTDTPERQTQPQPQQVKESAYAAVSDVSPTQSSQSHTTQPSQQVTSLTQAFFKGLGVDEQDYAKVLNEALMLELGQSMHLMLTGLMDSLRQRSQLKMEFRINHTTFQQRENNPLKFSANIEDVFQNLFLRKSASFLSSQQAIVEAFNDARKHDIALTSGTIGALQGLLNQLAPELIEQKSQSQSFADMLPGQKQSRQWKVYKSLHQDLKNEFMQDKPAALSDDFVKAYDSKLKLL, encoded by the coding sequence ATGGATGATGTAAAAGAAATGGAATTAACTTTAGAAATTGTCAGTTATCATCGATTATCTCCCGAACAGATAACGATCAAGAATGTCACGCAATCTTTAACTATGGGGCGGGCTGAAACCTGTGATTGGTATTTACCGGATCCAGAAAAAGTCGTTTCGGGAACACATGCGCGCATTTCTAAACGCGAAGATGGTTTTTATATTGAAGATTTATCAACTAATGGACTGTATGTAAATCGAGCTGTCGATGCACTTGGCACCAAAGCATTACACAGAATAGATCATCAAGACTTGTTCACTTTTGGCGATTATGAGGTGAGTGCTTCGCTTGTTTCTAATGACAGAGTAAGCAGCCAGCCATTAATTAATACTGACATTAACCAGGCCAGCAATTTTGCTGTTTCGTCGGATAATTCACAGTCGAATTCCAATATAACTCAAAAGCAGCAATCCCCTATCTTTAGTGAACACTTAGATAATGGAGTGGCGGGCTTTGATGCTCACACGCTTTTAAATCAATCTAGTCAAAAAAAATCACTCTTTTCAGGTATCAATGCAGACTTACAGGACCATTTTCAACCGCCTGGAGCGAGCATACCGGAAGAGTGGGATAAAGACTTTTTTGGAGCGTCAGATTCACATGTTACTGACACGCCAGAGAGACAAACTCAACCACAACCACAACAAGTGAAAGAGTCTGCTTATGCAGCCGTGTCTGACGTATCACCTACTCAGTCCTCGCAGAGTCATACCACTCAACCGTCTCAACAGGTTACCTCTTTGACTCAAGCTTTTTTTAAAGGGCTGGGTGTTGATGAGCAAGATTATGCCAAAGTTTTGAATGAAGCATTGATGTTGGAGTTAGGCCAAAGCATGCACTTAATGTTAACTGGTTTAATGGATTCATTACGTCAACGCTCTCAATTAAAAATGGAGTTTCGAATTAATCACACTACTTTTCAGCAAAGAGAGAATAATCCGTTGAAGTTTTCGGCCAACATTGAGGATGTTTTTCAAAATTTATTTCTTAGAAAAAGTGCGAGTTTTTTGTCTTCACAACAAGCAATTGTAGAAGCATTTAATGATGCTAGAAAGCACGATATAGCACTGACATCGGGGACTATAGGGGCACTCCAAGGGTTATTAAACCAATTAGCTCCAGAGCTTATTGAGCAAAAAAGTCAAAGTCAGTCTTTTGCAGACATGTTACCTGGACAGAAGCAAAGTAGGCAGTGGAAAGTATATAAAAGCCTGCATCAAGATTTGAAGAATGAATTCATGCAAGACAAACCAGCTGCATTGTCAGATGATTTTGTTAAAGCCTATGACAGTAAACTTAAGTTATTATAA